Proteins from one Dysgonomonas sp. HDW5A genomic window:
- a CDS encoding glycoside hydrolase family 18 protein, giving the protein MKNLALLFIAILFTFFSCSNRSTAEKNDSLQDANRLGETPIVLAYVTASSEIMPNPNVVTHINYAFGRVSDSFNSIVIQNEDRLKAISALKKEHPKLKVLLSIGGWGSGRFSEMAADTLLRRSFVNDCKRVIDQFNLDGVDLDWEYPTNSAADISSSPNDTENFTSLMKEIREVIGEDKLLTLASAYSAQYYDFKAIDKYIDFVNIMTYDMGRPPYHNAPLSRSEHTKRLSVEESVDAHVAAGMPLNKLTLGLPFYGHGIKGINDFVDYKDIPSLKGYTEKWDSLGQVPYLVDAEGYFVYSYDNARSLKLKCEYLLKKGMLGAMYWEYSCDDADGTLRKVVYNTVMSK; this is encoded by the coding sequence ATGAAAAATCTAGCTTTGTTATTTATTGCTATCTTATTTACTTTCTTTTCTTGTAGCAATAGGTCTACTGCGGAAAAGAATGATTCATTACAAGATGCCAATCGATTGGGCGAAACTCCAATAGTATTGGCCTATGTCACTGCCTCAAGTGAAATTATGCCAAATCCTAATGTAGTGACTCATATTAATTATGCTTTTGGTCGTGTATCAGACTCATTTAATAGTATTGTTATACAGAATGAAGATCGTTTAAAAGCAATTTCAGCTCTTAAGAAAGAACATCCTAAACTAAAAGTATTACTTTCTATCGGAGGATGGGGAAGCGGGCGATTTAGTGAAATGGCAGCCGATACACTTCTTCGTAGATCCTTTGTAAATGATTGCAAAAGGGTAATTGATCAATTTAATTTAGATGGGGTCGATCTTGATTGGGAATACCCAACAAACAGTGCTGCCGATATTTCTTCATCACCCAATGATACTGAGAATTTCACTTCCTTAATGAAAGAAATCCGTGAGGTTATAGGTGAAGACAAGTTATTGACTTTGGCTAGTGCTTATTCTGCTCAATATTATGACTTTAAAGCAATTGATAAATATATAGATTTCGTTAACATAATGACTTATGATATGGGACGTCCTCCTTATCATAATGCACCTTTATCACGATCTGAACATACAAAACGTCTTTCTGTTGAAGAGTCTGTTGATGCTCATGTGGCAGCAGGGATGCCTTTGAATAAATTGACTTTAGGATTGCCATTTTATGGTCACGGTATTAAAGGCATTAATGACTTTGTTGACTATAAGGATATACCTTCACTTAAAGGATACACAGAGAAATGGGATTCTTTAGGTCAAGTACCTTATTTAGTTGATGCAGAAGGGTATTTTGTTTACTCATACGATAACGCAAGATCACTAAAGCTAAAATGTGAATATCTTCTTAAGAAAGGTATGCTTGGTGCCATGTATTGGGAATACAGCTGTGATGATGCAGATGGAACTCTAAGAAAAGTAGTTTATAATACAGTTATGTCAAAATAA
- a CDS encoding sulfatase, whose amino-acid sequence MTNFKRISLVIIPVSVLSPYGYGQKEQSSKDRSRPNIIHIMTDDHSFQTISAYGHPISKLAPTPNLDRLANEGMLFQQAFVENSLSTPSRACLMTGLYSHQNGQRQLGAGIDTTKTFFSELLTQAGYQTGVIGKWHMQCEPKGFNYYCVLNDQGDYYNPSFKTKDSHGKYVREEGYATNLITTHSIEFIENRDKNKPFALLVHHKAPHRNWMPEAKYYDLYEDVEFPKPETFYDDYESRCSAARTQDMTIDKTMTFIYDLKLNELKDTAPYNTEWSDGGLQQAMDQMTPAQREAWENAYHPKNMEFINSNLSGDELLNWKFQRYMKDYLRCIKSIDDEVGRLIDYLEKEGLMDNTIIVYTSDQGFYMGEHGWFDKRFMYEESFRTPLIIRYPKAIKAGTKTDALVQNIDFAPTYLSLAGIEKPTEMSGASLEGLFNGKTPKDWRKDLYYHYYDYPAIHNVRRHDGVRTDRYKLIHFYGKGEIGNDENINCNELFDLKNDPTELHNLYGKKGYEKITEELQVTLDNYRKKLKVDEF is encoded by the coding sequence ATGACAAATTTCAAGAGGATTAGTTTAGTAATTATTCCAGTATCAGTACTCAGCCCATATGGTTATGGACAAAAGGAACAGAGTAGCAAAGATCGGTCACGTCCCAATATTATTCATATCATGACGGACGATCATTCTTTCCAAACCATCAGTGCATACGGGCATCCTATCTCTAAGTTGGCTCCTACTCCTAATTTAGACCGATTGGCTAATGAGGGGATGTTATTCCAGCAAGCCTTTGTCGAAAATTCACTTTCCACCCCTAGCCGGGCATGTCTTATGACTGGTTTATACAGCCATCAAAACGGACAACGCCAATTAGGAGCAGGTATAGATACAACCAAAACTTTCTTCTCGGAATTGCTTACTCAAGCCGGATATCAAACGGGAGTTATAGGTAAATGGCATATGCAATGCGAACCAAAGGGCTTCAATTATTACTGCGTTCTGAATGATCAGGGAGATTATTATAACCCCAGTTTTAAGACCAAAGACTCTCATGGTAAATATGTGCGGGAGGAAGGCTATGCAACCAATCTTATAACGACTCACTCGATAGAGTTTATTGAAAACAGGGATAAAAACAAACCGTTTGCTTTATTGGTACATCATAAAGCTCCTCATAGAAACTGGATGCCTGAAGCTAAATATTACGACTTGTATGAGGATGTAGAATTTCCAAAGCCGGAAACATTCTATGATGATTACGAGAGCCGTTGTTCTGCTGCCCGAACTCAGGATATGACTATCGACAAGACCATGACATTCATTTATGATCTTAAACTAAATGAATTAAAAGATACTGCTCCTTATAATACAGAATGGAGTGATGGAGGTTTGCAACAAGCGATGGATCAAATGACTCCTGCACAACGTGAAGCTTGGGAGAATGCTTATCATCCTAAGAATATGGAATTCATTAACAGCAACCTGTCAGGTGATGAATTGCTCAACTGGAAATTTCAGCGTTATATGAAAGATTATCTTCGCTGTATAAAATCAATTGATGATGAAGTCGGGCGTTTGATTGATTATCTGGAAAAAGAAGGTTTAATGGATAATACTATTATAGTATATACTTCGGATCAAGGTTTTTATATGGGAGAACATGGGTGGTTCGATAAACGTTTCATGTACGAAGAATCGTTCCGAACACCACTTATCATACGTTACCCCAAAGCGATAAAAGCCGGAACGAAAACCGATGCCTTAGTTCAAAATATAGACTTTGCTCCTACTTATCTATCACTAGCGGGAATAGAAAAACCGACCGAAATGAGTGGTGCTTCTCTTGAAGGACTTTTCAATGGAAAAACACCTAAAGACTGGAGAAAAGATTTATATTATCATTATTATGATTATCCTGCTATTCACAATGTACGTCGCCATGATGGAGTAAGGACAGACAGATATAAGCTGATTCACTTCTATGGTAAGGGAGAAATAGGGAATGATGAGAACATCAATTGTAACGAGCTGTTCGATCTCAAAAACGATCCTACTGAATTACATAATTTGTATGGAAAAAAAGGATACGAAAAAATAACCGAAGAATTACAAGTCACTCTTGATAATTATAGAAAGAAACTTAAAGTGGATGAATTTTAA
- a CDS encoding M15 family metallopeptidase produces the protein MRFLCTLLLLLSYTAIFPQEYPDGVKKLIDAYPDFEIKYNGKYITLKGGQQFVYDDKIIKSGEELLNKPSISDMLKQNYPQRSKGYIPSKNSDPGRVRNEEFMKAMYGKDSKEVQSNLVTIIWCPKLSGSKIRITKVNNVHLQLQKVSEELDKHPELQKYLQGATTFNWRIIKGTNRLSTHSFGTSIDLNVKYSNYWQWDCRCTDESHDLKYKNQIPQLIVDIFEKYGFIWGGKWYHYDTMHFEYRPELLSPGLL, from the coding sequence ATGAGGTTTTTATGTACACTTTTGTTACTTTTATCTTATACTGCAATATTTCCACAGGAATACCCTGATGGAGTAAAAAAGTTAATCGATGCTTATCCTGATTTTGAGATAAAGTACAACGGTAAATATATTACACTAAAAGGTGGGCAACAATTTGTATATGATGACAAAATAATAAAATCAGGGGAAGAACTTTTGAATAAACCATCTATCTCTGATATGCTTAAACAGAACTATCCACAAAGATCGAAAGGTTATATCCCATCTAAAAACAGTGATCCGGGAAGAGTTAGGAATGAAGAATTTATGAAAGCCATGTATGGCAAAGATTCTAAAGAGGTACAAAGTAACTTAGTTACAATAATATGGTGCCCCAAATTATCAGGTAGCAAAATAAGGATTACTAAAGTCAATAATGTTCATCTACAACTACAAAAGGTCTCTGAAGAGTTAGATAAACATCCCGAATTACAAAAATATTTGCAGGGAGCCACTACTTTCAATTGGCGAATTATAAAAGGAACCAACAGATTAAGTACGCATAGTTTTGGTACATCTATAGATCTTAATGTAAAGTACTCAAATTACTGGCAATGGGATTGCAGATGCACAGATGAAAGTCACGATTTAAAGTATAAGAACCAAATACCTCAATTAATTGTAGATATTTTCGAAAAATACGGATTTATTTGGGGTGGAAAGTGGTATCATTATGACACCATGCATTTTGAATATAGACCTGAACTATTAAGTCCAGGTCTATTATAG
- a CDS encoding metallophosphoesterase, whose amino-acid sequence MQKIAIISDIHGNLPALQAVLKDINTVYKADQIYCLGDLTDGAPWHNEVIELIQELNIPTIMGNHDERIAFDYAVHALSKHSLEEQDARLKTINHTKETISPDNKQFLSGLVPDIRLDYDNLSCLLVHGSPRSNEEYVYEDHDESLLIQMFDETNSDVIITGHTHLSFIRSISTHDRKDKLFINAGSLGRTKEKNGGKAVYLRLTINETGEINDILKSVDTTLCEVDYSIHEVISGIKESEVPNFYAHFWEKHLQYPSRSQSYS is encoded by the coding sequence ATGCAAAAAATAGCAATTATAAGTGATATTCATGGAAATCTGCCTGCATTACAAGCAGTTCTTAAGGATATTAACACAGTGTATAAAGCCGATCAGATATATTGTTTGGGCGATCTTACCGATGGTGCACCCTGGCATAACGAAGTTATTGAACTGATTCAAGAACTTAATATTCCCACTATAATGGGAAACCATGATGAAAGGATAGCTTTTGACTATGCTGTGCATGCACTTAGTAAGCATAGCCTTGAAGAACAAGATGCTCGCTTAAAAACAATTAATCATACTAAAGAGACTATCAGTCCCGATAATAAGCAATTTTTATCAGGTCTGGTTCCTGATATTCGGTTGGATTATGATAATCTTTCGTGCTTGCTGGTACATGGCAGTCCTCGTAGTAATGAAGAATATGTCTATGAAGATCACGACGAAAGTTTATTGATTCAAATGTTCGATGAAACCAATTCGGATGTAATAATAACGGGGCACACTCACCTTTCGTTCATTCGAAGTATTTCAACCCATGACCGTAAAGATAAATTGTTTATAAATGCAGGCTCGTTAGGAAGAACCAAAGAAAAAAACGGAGGAAAAGCTGTCTATCTCAGACTTACTATTAATGAGACAGGCGAAATAAACGATATTCTGAAAAGCGTAGATACTACTCTTTGTGAAGTAGACTATAGTATTCATGAGGTAATTTCAGGTATAAAAGAAAGTGAAGTACCCAATTTTTATGCCCATTTTTGGGAGAAACATTTGCAATATCCATCAAGGTCTCAGAGCTATTCATAG
- a CDS encoding hemolysin III family protein, which produces MTDKQYSQREELLNAWTHGLGIIFGIIAGFFLVKQAIQTGNTWAVASVFIYIVCMLMSYVTSTVYHSCTHPTRRVLCRKFDHAAIYFHIAGTYTPFTLIVLREVGIWGWLVFSIVWIVAIVGTGLSFAHYKTGSKLETICYVLMGCIILIALKPLVDTLLSTTGSLDSIYWLLAGGISYIIGAIFYSFKKIRYMHSVFHLFVLGGSVCHVLAIWDILR; this is translated from the coding sequence ATGACTGATAAACAATATTCACAGAGGGAAGAACTTCTCAATGCTTGGACTCATGGCCTAGGGATTATTTTTGGAATTATCGCCGGATTTTTTCTTGTTAAACAAGCAATACAAACCGGAAACACATGGGCTGTTGCCAGCGTTTTCATCTATATTGTTTGTATGCTTATGTCTTATGTCACTTCAACCGTCTATCATTCTTGTACCCATCCTACCAGACGGGTTCTTTGCCGAAAATTCGATCATGCTGCTATTTATTTTCACATTGCAGGCACCTATACTCCTTTTACTTTAATTGTATTGCGAGAAGTAGGCATCTGGGGTTGGTTGGTATTTTCAATTGTCTGGATAGTTGCCATAGTGGGTACGGGGCTTAGCTTTGCTCATTATAAAACAGGCAGCAAATTAGAAACCATCTGTTATGTACTTATGGGATGTATTATTCTTATAGCGTTAAAACCTCTTGTCGATACATTATTATCAACCACCGGCTCTTTGGATTCAATATATTGGCTCTTAGCAGGAGGTATCTCTTATATAATCGGAGCCATATTCTATTCATTCAAAAAGATAAGGTACATGCACTCGGTATTTCACCTCTTTGTTTTAGGAGGAAGCGTATGTCACGTACTAGCCATCTGGGACATACTGAGATAA
- a CDS encoding anaerobic sulfatase-maturation protein, with protein sequence MSPKTYAPFAKPLYVMLKPIGAICNLGCTYCYYLEKKELYPDKGNKTIMSDDLLEKFVSQYIEAQTMQPILFTWHGGEPLMRDISFYKKALELQRKYARGKQITNTLQTNGTLLNDKWCEFFKENNFLIGISIDGTKAFHDKYRTTKDMRPTFDHVVRGINLLKKHQVEYNIMGVVNDFNIDYPLEFYQFFKDIDSHYIQFSPAVERDSKGNVTEWSVTPEKWGDFLITIFNEWVKKDVGTYFVQYFDSALANWVGVNPGICIFAKNCGHAGVMEFNGDVYSCDHFVYPQYRLGNIKDKTLTEMMYSKQQIDFGLAKSESLSSQCKQCKYLFACHGECPKNRISKTQSGEKINYLCSGYYKFFKHIAPYMDFMKKELEAQRPPSNIMKDFK encoded by the coding sequence ATGTCACCAAAAACATATGCTCCTTTTGCAAAGCCTTTGTATGTAATGCTCAAACCAATAGGAGCTATTTGTAATTTAGGATGCACCTATTGCTATTATCTGGAGAAGAAAGAACTTTATCCGGATAAAGGCAATAAAACAATAATGAGCGATGATCTACTGGAAAAATTCGTTTCTCAATATATCGAGGCACAAACCATGCAACCTATACTGTTTACATGGCATGGTGGCGAACCTTTGATGCGTGACATTTCATTCTACAAGAAAGCGTTGGAGTTGCAGCGTAAATATGCCAGAGGCAAACAGATAACAAATACTCTGCAAACCAACGGAACGTTGTTAAACGATAAGTGGTGTGAATTCTTTAAAGAAAACAATTTTCTTATCGGTATATCTATTGATGGGACTAAAGCCTTTCATGATAAATACAGAACGACAAAAGATATGCGTCCGACATTTGATCATGTTGTACGAGGTATTAATCTACTAAAGAAGCATCAGGTAGAATACAATATAATGGGAGTTGTAAATGATTTTAATATTGATTACCCTCTTGAGTTCTATCAGTTTTTTAAAGATATCGATTCTCATTATATCCAATTCTCTCCGGCAGTAGAAAGAGACAGCAAAGGTAATGTTACGGAATGGAGTGTTACACCTGAAAAATGGGGTGATTTTCTTATTACAATTTTCAACGAATGGGTAAAGAAAGATGTCGGAACCTATTTCGTCCAATACTTCGATTCTGCCCTAGCCAATTGGGTTGGGGTAAATCCCGGAATTTGTATCTTTGCTAAGAATTGTGGGCATGCAGGAGTTATGGAATTTAACGGTGACGTATATTCTTGTGATCACTTCGTTTATCCTCAATATAGGTTAGGCAACATAAAAGATAAGACTTTGACCGAGATGATGTATTCGAAGCAACAGATAGATTTTGGATTGGCTAAATCAGAATCTCTTTCTTCCCAATGTAAACAATGTAAATATCTATTTGCTTGTCATGGGGAATGTCCTAAGAATAGAATATCTAAAACTCAATCGGGAGAAAAAATAAATTATCTATGTAGTGGGTACTACAAGTTCTTTAAACATATAGCTCCCTACATGGACTTCATGAAAAAAGAATTGGAAGCACAACGTCCTCCCAGTAATATAATGAAGGATTTTAAATAA